In Brevibacillus brevis, a genomic segment contains:
- the trxA gene encoding thioredoxin, producing MAIVNGTDQNFTQEVEQGGTVLVDFWAPWCGPCKMIAPVLEQIDSEVGSKLKIVKVNVDDNPGSAGRFGVMSIPTLIVFKDGQPVDKVIGFQPKEALMATVGKHL from the coding sequence ATGGCAATTGTAAATGGAACGGACCAAAACTTTACCCAGGAAGTAGAGCAAGGCGGTACAGTCCTGGTTGATTTCTGGGCACCATGGTGCGGCCCTTGCAAAATGATCGCTCCTGTGCTGGAACAAATCGATAGCGAAGTGGGCTCCAAGCTCAAAATCGTGAAAGTAAACGTGGATGACAACCCGGGTTCTGCCGGACGCTTCGGCGTTATGTCCATCCCGACCCTGATCGTGTTCAAAGACGGTCAGCCTGTCGACAAGGTCATCGGCTTCCAACCGAAAGAAGCGCTGATGGCGACAGTAGGCAAACACCTGTAA
- a CDS encoding enoyl-CoA hydratase — protein sequence MDSRWNVQTLDRVAVATIANPPANALGKPVLAELEEWLNKWENDAEIKAIVLTGEGRFFIAGADIKEFTELASQEAEAMAKRGQALFDRLEKFPKPIIAAINGACLGGGLELAMACHIRLAAQEAKLGLPELNLGLIPGYGGTQRLPRLVGRGKATQMILTSEMIGGEEALRIGLVEAVYPAEQLLDEAKKLAAQIAAKSAVTLKLALSAIQGTVELPLSEGLAYEAKLFGEAFASEDVKEGVGAFLEKRKPQFADR from the coding sequence ATGGATTCGCGTTGGAATGTGCAGACTCTGGATCGCGTTGCTGTGGCGACGATCGCCAATCCGCCTGCCAATGCGCTTGGCAAGCCGGTGCTCGCCGAGCTGGAAGAATGGTTGAACAAGTGGGAAAACGACGCTGAAATCAAAGCGATCGTCTTGACGGGAGAAGGCCGTTTTTTCATAGCGGGAGCCGATATCAAGGAATTCACCGAGCTCGCCTCACAAGAAGCGGAGGCCATGGCCAAGCGGGGACAAGCGCTGTTTGACCGATTGGAGAAATTTCCGAAACCGATCATTGCAGCAATCAACGGCGCATGCCTGGGAGGCGGACTCGAGCTGGCGATGGCTTGTCACATACGGCTCGCCGCGCAGGAAGCCAAGCTGGGACTCCCCGAGCTGAATCTGGGTCTGATCCCCGGCTACGGCGGGACACAGCGTTTGCCGCGCCTGGTCGGCCGGGGGAAAGCGACGCAGATGATCCTCACCTCGGAGATGATCGGCGGAGAGGAAGCACTGCGCATCGGGCTTGTGGAAGCGGTTTATCCGGCGGAGCAGCTGCTGGACGAGGCCAAGAAGCTCGCCGCCCAGATCGCGGCCAAGAGCGCGGTCACGCTGAAGCTCGCGCTGTCTGCCATCCAAGGAACAGTAGAACTCCCGTTGTCAGAAGGTTTGGCATACGAAGCGAAACTGTTCGGCGAAGCATTCGCCTCGGAAGACGTAAAAGAAGGCGTGGGTGCCTTCCTGGAAAAGCGCAAGCCGCAATTCGCCGACCGCTGA
- a CDS encoding electron transfer flavoprotein subunit alpha/FixB family protein — protein MKKVLVLAEVRDGQLRNVSLEALAAAQALAEGGEVVAAVFGADAAAHAQALGQHGASLVYTSDHSALAQYTADAYTQALTQIIELAGPDAVVLGHTAIGRDVAPRVAARLGYGLVSDVTGLEAGPVFVRPIYAGKAFQQRKFVDGKIFITIRPNNIAVGAADPAKTATVVPVELDIKDLRSIVKDVVRKTSGKVDLSEAKVIVSGGRGVKSAEGFKTLYELADVLGAAVGASRGACDADYCDYSMQIGQTGKVVTPDLYIACGISGAIQHLAGMSSSKVIVAINKDPEAPIFQVADYGIVGDLFEVVPLLTAEFKKVLV, from the coding sequence ATGAAAAAAGTACTGGTACTGGCAGAAGTGCGCGACGGTCAGCTTCGCAACGTTTCGCTGGAAGCTTTGGCTGCAGCGCAGGCATTGGCAGAGGGCGGTGAAGTGGTCGCGGCGGTTTTTGGAGCGGATGCAGCGGCACACGCGCAGGCTCTCGGACAGCACGGCGCAAGCCTCGTATACACATCGGACCACAGCGCGCTTGCTCAATATACGGCAGATGCCTACACGCAGGCGCTGACGCAGATCATCGAACTCGCGGGTCCGGACGCCGTGGTCCTCGGGCACACTGCGATCGGCCGCGACGTGGCACCTCGCGTGGCGGCGAGACTCGGTTACGGCCTGGTGTCCGACGTGACCGGCCTGGAAGCAGGTCCGGTGTTCGTCCGTCCGATCTACGCGGGGAAGGCATTCCAGCAGCGTAAATTCGTGGACGGCAAAATTTTCATCACGATTCGTCCGAACAATATCGCAGTGGGTGCAGCCGATCCGGCCAAAACGGCAACGGTCGTTCCTGTCGAGCTGGACATCAAGGATCTGCGTTCCATCGTCAAGGATGTCGTGCGCAAGACCAGCGGCAAAGTGGACCTGTCCGAAGCAAAGGTCATCGTCTCAGGCGGCCGCGGCGTGAAGAGCGCGGAAGGCTTCAAGACGCTGTACGAGCTGGCTGACGTGCTGGGCGCAGCGGTCGGCGCGTCCCGGGGCGCTTGCGATGCGGATTATTGCGATTACTCCATGCAAATCGGCCAGACCGGAAAAGTGGTGACGCCAGACCTGTATATCGCGTGCGGCATTTCCGGAGCGATTCAGCACTTGGCGGGAATGTCCAGCTCCAAGGTTATCGTCGCGATCAACAAGGATCCGGAAGCTCCGATTTTCCAGGTGGCGGATTACGGCATTGTCGGCGATCTGTTCGAGGTCGTCCCGCTGCTCACCGCCGAATTCAAAAAAGTGTTGGTATAG
- a CDS encoding aspartate kinase — MGLIVQKYGGTSVGTIERILRVADRIISYKEEGHDIVVVVSAMGKSTDVLVDMAKQITAYPSEREMDMLLTTGEQVSIALLAMALNTKGYDAISLTGWQAGVTTESIHGRARIQKIDTDRIHSELGRGRVVIVAGFQGISEEGEITTLGRGGSDTSAVALAASLNAEKCEIFTDVSGVYTADPRVVPAASKLDSISYDEMLELANLGAGVLHPRSVEAAKKYKVRLVVRSSFTAEEGTYVEEVANMETGRVVSGVAHDEDVAKITVVGMPAKVGTLSRLFNTLADHQVNVDIIIQSSYDAAVTNISFTVDADDLKKALDTLQQHQAALGFEKVDYEQGLTKVSIVGSGMVNNPGVAAEMFRVLAEQEISIKMVSTSDIKVSCVIPAELTELAVRSLHTAYGLDVAETAVVHGL, encoded by the coding sequence ATGGGGTTGATCGTGCAAAAATACGGGGGAACCTCCGTAGGTACCATTGAGCGAATTTTGCGAGTAGCGGACCGGATTATCAGCTACAAAGAAGAGGGACACGATATCGTCGTAGTGGTCTCCGCCATGGGGAAATCCACGGATGTGCTGGTGGATATGGCCAAACAGATCACGGCGTACCCGTCCGAGCGCGAAATGGATATGCTGCTGACCACGGGGGAGCAGGTATCGATTGCGCTTTTGGCGATGGCGCTGAACACGAAAGGCTACGACGCGATTTCGCTGACGGGCTGGCAGGCGGGAGTCACAACAGAATCCATCCACGGACGGGCGCGGATCCAGAAAATCGATACGGACCGGATTCACTCCGAGCTGGGACGGGGGCGCGTCGTCATCGTCGCGGGCTTCCAGGGCATCAGTGAAGAGGGCGAAATCACGACGCTGGGGCGCGGCGGGTCGGATACGTCGGCAGTGGCGCTGGCGGCCAGCCTGAATGCCGAGAAATGCGAAATTTTCACGGATGTCTCCGGTGTCTACACGGCAGACCCGCGGGTTGTTCCGGCTGCGAGCAAGCTGGACAGCATTTCGTACGACGAGATGCTCGAGCTGGCGAATCTCGGAGCGGGAGTCTTGCATCCGCGTTCGGTAGAGGCCGCAAAAAAATACAAGGTACGGCTGGTGGTCCGCTCCAGCTTTACCGCCGAAGAGGGTACGTACGTAGAGGAGGTTGCCAATATGGAAACAGGAAGAGTGGTAAGTGGCGTCGCACATGACGAGGACGTCGCAAAAATTACAGTGGTCGGGATGCCAGCAAAGGTAGGTACGCTCTCCCGCCTGTTCAATACGCTGGCGGATCATCAGGTGAATGTGGACATCATCATTCAGAGCTCGTACGACGCAGCGGTGACGAACATTTCCTTCACGGTAGACGCTGACGATCTGAAGAAGGCGCTGGACACCCTGCAGCAGCATCAGGCAGCCCTCGGCTTCGAGAAAGTAGACTACGAGCAAGGCTTGACGAAAGTATCCATCGTCGGCTCCGGCATGGTGAACAACCCGGGGGTAGCGGCAGAGATGTTCCGCGTGCTCGCTGAACAAGAAATTTCTATTAAAATGGTGTCCACATCGGATATCAAGGTTTCCTGCGTCATTCCGGCCGAACTGACCGAGCTCGCTGTCCGCAGCCTGCATACCGCCTACGGGCTGGATGTTGCCGAGACAGCTGTAGTCCACGGCTTGTAA
- the uvrC gene encoding excinuclease ABC subunit UvrC, giving the protein MNSSLKDKLAVLPEKPGCYLMKNASGDIIYVGKAKVLKNRVRSYFTGSHDGKTQLLVSEIVDFEYIVVSSAIEALVLECNLIKQHNPRYNVMLRDDKTYPYIKITNEKQPRLEITRKVVKDKARYFGPYPNAGAASEVKKLLDRLYPLRKCRTMPKQVCLYYHMGQCLAPCVQEVPAEENQRLVEAISKFLDGGHEEMKQELTEKMMQAAENMEFERAKEYRDQIKSIEAVMEKQKVTLTDTTDRDIIGYAVEKGWMCVQVFYMRQGKMIERDTTSFPYYGDEAEDFMSYVSQFYYDKQNALPKEILLPEESDTELLGEWLGVKVVAPKRSKKRELVKMASENARIALQEKFALMSKDDARTIQAVHNLGHILGIGTPNRIEAFDNSNIQGTEPVSAMVVFTDGRPDKREYRKFKIKTVEGPDDYGSMREVIRRRYTRLLKENGPMPDLIVIDGGRGQISAAMDVLENELGLYIPVCGLAKDEKHRTAQLMFGDPPEPVELKRDSYEFYLLQRVQDEVHRFAITFHRQSRSKTMLSSQLDDIPGIGEKRRKLLFTHFGSLKKMREATVEDFRQLGIGDKLAKEIISHLRKLES; this is encoded by the coding sequence CTGAACAGCTCCTTGAAAGATAAACTGGCTGTGCTGCCGGAGAAGCCAGGCTGCTACCTGATGAAAAACGCGAGCGGGGACATCATTTACGTCGGAAAGGCAAAAGTCCTGAAGAACCGCGTCCGCTCGTATTTCACCGGCAGCCATGACGGGAAGACCCAGCTGCTTGTCAGCGAGATAGTCGATTTCGAATATATCGTCGTCTCCTCGGCGATTGAAGCCCTGGTGCTGGAGTGCAACCTGATCAAGCAGCACAACCCGCGCTACAACGTCATGCTGAGGGATGACAAGACGTATCCCTATATCAAAATCACCAATGAAAAACAGCCCCGCCTGGAAATCACCCGCAAGGTCGTCAAGGACAAAGCCCGTTACTTCGGGCCGTATCCAAACGCGGGAGCGGCTTCCGAAGTGAAGAAGCTGCTCGATCGGCTGTATCCGCTGCGCAAGTGCCGCACGATGCCCAAGCAGGTCTGCCTGTACTACCACATGGGCCAATGCCTGGCTCCTTGCGTGCAGGAGGTCCCGGCCGAGGAGAATCAGCGTCTCGTGGAAGCCATCAGCAAGTTCCTCGACGGCGGACACGAGGAAATGAAGCAGGAGCTGACCGAGAAAATGATGCAGGCCGCGGAAAACATGGAGTTCGAGCGCGCCAAGGAGTACCGCGATCAGATCAAGAGCATCGAAGCCGTCATGGAAAAGCAGAAGGTGACGCTCACCGATACGACAGACCGAGACATCATCGGCTATGCCGTGGAGAAAGGCTGGATGTGCGTTCAGGTCTTTTACATGCGCCAGGGGAAAATGATTGAGCGGGACACGACCTCCTTCCCCTATTACGGAGACGAAGCGGAAGATTTCATGTCGTACGTCAGCCAGTTTTACTACGACAAGCAAAACGCCCTGCCCAAAGAAATCCTTCTGCCGGAGGAAAGCGATACCGAGCTCCTCGGCGAGTGGCTGGGAGTCAAGGTAGTCGCTCCCAAGCGGAGCAAGAAGCGGGAGCTCGTGAAGATGGCGTCCGAAAACGCCCGGATCGCCCTCCAGGAGAAATTCGCCCTGATGTCCAAGGACGACGCCCGCACCATTCAGGCGGTCCACAATCTGGGGCACATTCTCGGCATCGGCACGCCAAACCGGATCGAGGCGTTCGACAACTCCAACATCCAAGGGACGGAGCCAGTCTCCGCGATGGTCGTCTTTACCGATGGCCGGCCGGACAAAAGGGAATACCGCAAGTTCAAGATCAAGACCGTGGAAGGGCCGGACGACTACGGCTCCATGCGGGAGGTCATCCGCCGCCGCTACACGCGCTTGCTCAAGGAGAACGGACCCATGCCCGACCTGATCGTGATCGACGGCGGCAGAGGGCAAATCAGCGCCGCCATGGACGTGCTGGAAAACGAGCTGGGCTTGTACATTCCTGTCTGCGGTCTGGCCAAGGACGAGAAGCACCGGACGGCGCAGCTGATGTTCGGCGACCCGCCCGAGCCTGTCGAGCTGAAGCGGGACAGCTACGAATTCTACCTCCTGCAGCGCGTCCAGGACGAGGTGCACCGATTCGCGATCACCTTTCACCGCCAGTCGCGCTCGAAGACGATGCTCTCCTCTCAGCTCGACGATATTCCGGGCATCGGGGAAAAGCGCCGCAAGCTGTTGTTTACGCACTTTGGCTCCTTGAAAAAAATGCGGGAAGCGACGGTGGAAGACTTCCGGCAATTGGGAATCGGAGACAAGCTCGCCAAGGAGATCATTTCCCATCTGCGCAAACTGGAATCGTGA
- a CDS encoding ABC transporter ATP-binding protein — MLSIQNLTTSYGQIKAIRGISLEVPEGKIVSLIGANGAGKTTTMRTIAGQLRPESGSIVFRGQRIDGAKPHQIVSTGLALVPEGRAILGKMTVLENLEMGAFQRKDAQGIKDDMEKMMAWFPILKERLTQLGGTMSGGQQQMLAIARALMSRPKLLLLDEPSMGLAPIVVADIFKVIKQINAEGTTVLIVEQNVKQALKIADYGYVLEAGQIVLDGTAESLLNDERVKEAYLGGRKH, encoded by the coding sequence ATGCTGAGCATACAAAACTTGACGACTTCCTACGGGCAGATCAAAGCGATCCGGGGAATTTCCCTGGAAGTGCCGGAGGGCAAGATCGTCTCGCTGATCGGGGCGAACGGAGCGGGCAAGACGACCACGATGCGGACGATCGCGGGACAGCTGAGACCGGAGAGCGGCAGCATCGTCTTTCGCGGCCAGCGCATCGATGGAGCAAAACCGCATCAGATCGTCAGCACCGGGCTTGCGCTCGTGCCGGAAGGCCGTGCGATTCTCGGGAAGATGACCGTGCTGGAAAACCTGGAGATGGGCGCCTTCCAGCGCAAAGATGCACAGGGGATCAAGGACGACATGGAAAAGATGATGGCCTGGTTCCCCATCCTGAAGGAACGTCTGACGCAGCTCGGAGGGACGATGTCGGGCGGCCAGCAGCAAATGCTGGCGATTGCCCGGGCGCTGATGTCCCGCCCCAAGCTGCTTTTGCTGGACGAGCCATCCATGGGGCTGGCGCCGATCGTCGTGGCCGACATCTTCAAGGTCATCAAGCAGATCAATGCGGAAGGCACCACGGTTCTCATCGTCGAGCAGAATGTGAAACAGGCGCTGAAGATCGCCGATTACGGCTACGTGCTGGAAGCCGGCCAGATCGTGCTGGATGGCACAGCCGAATCGCTTCTGAACGACGAGCGGGTCAAAGAGGCTTATTTGGGCGGACGAAAGCATTAA
- a CDS encoding branched-chain amino acid ABC transporter permease, whose protein sequence is MFWQQLVNGLTVGSTYSLIALGYTLIFGVLGIINMAHGQIFIFGSLVGLVLMTSMQMPLGVALIASIVISALLGLLLEYAALRPLRKKNVPHLASLISTIGFATLVEEAMHKFFGADSRAFPQSFGDKAFDLGILQIRSVDLVILGISLVLMFVLHFWIQKTKMGKAIRATAENTDTANILGINTNMVIIVTVMLASALGGVAGILIGMAYSALIPTMGMTLGFKGLAVLILGGVGSIPGAMVCGVLLGIIEVFTVAYGDSSYRDAVAFGLIIVILLLKPEGLFGRKA, encoded by the coding sequence TTGTTTTGGCAGCAATTAGTCAACGGTTTGACCGTAGGCAGTACCTATTCATTGATCGCATTGGGCTATACGCTCATCTTTGGTGTTCTGGGCATCATCAACATGGCGCACGGACAAATCTTTATTTTCGGCTCGCTGGTCGGTCTCGTCCTGATGACGAGCATGCAGATGCCGCTTGGAGTAGCTCTCATCGCGTCCATCGTCATTTCCGCGCTGCTCGGCTTGCTGCTGGAGTATGCGGCGCTGCGCCCCCTGCGCAAGAAAAACGTACCGCACTTGGCGTCCCTGATCAGTACGATCGGTTTTGCGACACTGGTGGAAGAGGCGATGCACAAGTTTTTCGGCGCAGATTCGCGCGCGTTTCCGCAATCCTTCGGGGATAAGGCTTTCGATCTGGGCATCCTGCAAATTCGCAGTGTGGATCTCGTCATCCTTGGAATTTCGCTGGTGCTGATGTTCGTCCTGCACTTCTGGATTCAAAAGACGAAAATGGGGAAAGCGATCCGGGCAACGGCTGAAAACACGGACACCGCCAATATTTTGGGAATCAATACAAACATGGTCATCATCGTGACCGTCATGCTGGCGTCCGCACTGGGCGGCGTGGCAGGCATCCTGATCGGCATGGCGTATTCCGCTCTGATTCCGACGATGGGGATGACACTCGGCTTCAAGGGCTTGGCCGTGCTGATCCTGGGCGGTGTCGGAAGCATTCCGGGGGCCATGGTCTGCGGTGTGCTGCTCGGCATCATCGAAGTCTTTACCGTCGCCTATGGCGATTCGTCTTACCGGGACGCGGTCGCGTTTGGCTTGATCATCGTGATTCTGCTGTTGAAACCGGAAGGACTATTCGGACGCAAAGCGTAA
- a CDS encoding branched-chain amino acid ABC transporter permease: MDILNPYNLQVLTFILLNSILAISIYITLSTGQLSLGHAGFMSIGAFTASILTKQADMPLFVAILIGGLAAGLIALLIGAPTLKLHGLYLAIATLGFGEVIRVIFLNMKITNGALGLTGLQSIGNYLYDFEKAMGLKAQAVGVSVMQMKSLSTFVFMLLLFLVILFLTLRLNRSRLGRAFEAIKADETAARAMGLQVAYYKMLAFIIGSVLAGICGGLFAHITTTITPDDFNYHKVVEILSYAVIGGSEVVWGPLFGALVLTALPEVLRGLAEYKMLMYGLIMVGVMAFRPHGLIGTDTFQKLFRRRKGKTGNEAKEGM; this comes from the coding sequence ATGGATATTTTGAATCCCTACAATTTACAAGTACTCACGTTTATTCTATTAAACAGTATTCTGGCCATCAGTATTTACATCACGCTCTCCACCGGTCAGCTCTCGTTGGGACACGCCGGATTTATGAGCATCGGCGCCTTTACCGCGAGTATTTTGACGAAGCAGGCAGACATGCCGCTGTTTGTCGCCATCCTGATCGGAGGATTGGCAGCCGGTCTGATCGCGCTTCTCATCGGTGCACCTACACTGAAGCTGCACGGTTTGTACCTGGCGATCGCGACGCTCGGCTTTGGCGAAGTGATTCGCGTCATTTTCCTGAATATGAAAATTACGAACGGGGCCCTTGGTCTCACCGGCCTGCAGTCTATCGGCAACTACCTGTACGATTTTGAGAAGGCGATGGGACTGAAGGCGCAGGCGGTCGGCGTCTCGGTCATGCAAATGAAGTCGCTCTCCACCTTTGTGTTCATGCTGCTGCTGTTTCTTGTCATCCTGTTCCTGACGCTGCGCCTGAACCGCTCACGCCTGGGACGCGCCTTTGAAGCGATCAAGGCGGACGAGACGGCCGCCCGCGCCATGGGGCTGCAGGTCGCTTACTACAAAATGCTCGCGTTTATCATCGGCTCCGTCCTTGCGGGGATTTGCGGCGGCTTGTTCGCCCACATCACCACGACGATCACGCCGGACGATTTCAACTACCACAAGGTCGTAGAGATTTTGTCCTACGCGGTAATCGGAGGAAGCGAAGTGGTCTGGGGACCATTGTTCGGTGCTCTGGTGCTCACGGCACTGCCTGAAGTCCTGCGCGGCCTCGCGGAATACAAGATGCTGATGTACGGCTTGATCATGGTTGGTGTCATGGCGTTCCGTCCGCACGGCCTCATCGGCACGGACACGTTCCAAAAGCTGTTCCGCCGCCGCAAAGGCAAGACGGGAAATGAAGCGAAGGAGGGAATGTGA
- a CDS encoding electron transfer flavoprotein subunit beta/FixA family protein: MNIVVVLKQTFDTEEKIVIQDGKMSEEGVEFIINPYDEYAVEEAIKLKEEHGGEVTVISIGPDRAESALRTALAMGADKAVLVDDESLLGDEFTTAKVLAAVAKKVGFDIILGGQMAVDSGAGQGGPRLAEELGINHVSTAVKLEVNGTSVRVERDVEGDLEVVETSLPVLITAQQGLNEPRYPSLPGIMKAKKKPLERLSADDLGLSAEDVKAKTEIVDQSLPPKKQAGRILSGELSAQASELVQLLRNEAKVI, encoded by the coding sequence ATGAATATCGTAGTAGTGTTGAAACAAACCTTTGACACCGAAGAAAAAATCGTCATCCAAGACGGAAAGATGTCCGAGGAGGGTGTCGAGTTTATTATCAACCCGTACGACGAGTACGCAGTCGAAGAAGCGATCAAGCTGAAAGAAGAGCACGGCGGGGAAGTGACCGTGATCAGCATCGGGCCGGATCGTGCGGAAAGCGCGCTGCGTACTGCCCTTGCGATGGGTGCTGACAAGGCTGTTCTGGTAGACGACGAGTCGCTCTTGGGAGACGAGTTTACCACCGCAAAAGTGCTGGCGGCCGTCGCGAAGAAAGTCGGCTTCGACATCATCCTCGGCGGTCAGATGGCCGTGGACTCTGGCGCCGGTCAAGGCGGACCTCGCCTCGCCGAAGAGCTGGGGATCAACCACGTTTCCACAGCGGTGAAGCTGGAGGTGAACGGGACGTCCGTTCGCGTGGAACGCGACGTCGAAGGCGACCTCGAAGTGGTGGAAACCAGCCTTCCGGTACTGATTACCGCGCAGCAAGGCTTGAACGAGCCGCGCTACCCATCCCTTCCTGGGATCATGAAAGCGAAGAAAAAACCTCTGGAGCGCCTCTCCGCAGATGATCTTGGACTGTCTGCAGAAGATGTGAAGGCGAAGACCGAGATCGTCGATCAGTCGCTGCCGCCGAAGAAGCAGGCAGGGCGCATTCTCTCCGGCGAACTGTCGGCACAAGCGTCTGAACTGGTGCAATTGTTGCGCAACGAAGCGAAAGTGATCTAA
- a CDS encoding TetR/AcrR family transcriptional regulator, whose amino-acid sequence MAKKTGEKYQAIIDAAVRVIARQGYHNAQVSKIAKEAKVADGTIYLYFENKDDILISLFNEKMGHFVETNRRHMAEASSTEQKLYVLVHAHLSQLAMDHDFARVTQIELRQSNPQISEGIGNVMKQYFDLIDEVIREGMETGVFSPDLDVRVARKMIFGTLDEVTTSWVMKQCKYDLVSYADSIHSLFLNGMKGKR is encoded by the coding sequence ATGGCAAAGAAAACGGGGGAAAAGTATCAAGCCATCATCGATGCTGCTGTTCGCGTCATCGCTCGGCAGGGCTATCACAACGCCCAAGTGTCCAAGATCGCAAAAGAGGCGAAGGTAGCGGATGGCACCATCTACCTCTATTTTGAAAACAAGGACGATATCTTGATTTCGCTGTTCAACGAAAAGATGGGCCATTTCGTCGAGACCAATCGGCGGCATATGGCAGAAGCGTCATCCACCGAGCAAAAATTGTATGTCCTCGTGCATGCGCACCTGAGCCAATTGGCCATGGACCACGACTTTGCCAGAGTGACGCAGATCGAGCTGCGCCAGTCCAATCCCCAGATCAGCGAAGGCATCGGAAACGTCATGAAGCAGTACTTCGACCTGATCGATGAAGTGATCCGGGAAGGGATGGAAACCGGGGTGTTCAGCCCCGATCTGGACGTGCGGGTGGCGCGGAAAATGATTTTTGGGACGCTGGATGAAGTGACGACATCTTGGGTAATGAAACAGTGCAAGTACGACCTTGTCTCCTATGCCGATTCCATTCATAGCCTCTTCCTGAACGGTATGAAGGGAAAAAGATGA
- a CDS encoding DUF2164 domain-containing protein has protein sequence MAEAMSREQKEYLVSQVQRYFHEQRGEELGNLETEELIDFFWKQLGPLLYNLGVQDCRTLMLERFASLEDELYVLEKPLASKR, from the coding sequence ATGGCAGAAGCAATGTCGCGAGAACAAAAAGAGTATCTCGTGTCACAGGTCCAGCGATACTTCCACGAGCAGCGTGGAGAAGAACTGGGAAATCTGGAAACGGAAGAACTCATCGATTTTTTCTGGAAGCAGCTCGGCCCGCTCCTCTACAATCTGGGGGTGCAGGATTGCCGCACGCTGATGCTGGAGAGGTTTGCTTCCCTGGAAGACGAGCTGTACGTGCTGGAAAAGCCGCTCGCATCCAAGCGGTAA
- a CDS encoding ABC transporter substrate-binding protein yields MKGFSLLKSLATISLGAVLMVGCSSGNNAAPASNSGGSAPAQTPAAEGSGGEITAKIGVVGFLSGSGAAYGEAQKAGLELALGELNEANKGKLKMELKFEDSGGEKEGAINAVNKLINQDNVVAIIGPTLSGEMFAAGPVANEAEVPIFGISNTSEGINDIGEYVFRNSLPESIAIPTAMKSAVEKKGLKKVALIYASNDDFSVNGYKVMKATAEKMGLEITGEATFSNGDVDFSAQLTKLKQTNPDALLVSALYKEGSMVVKKARELGFQGTILGGNGFNNPKVFEIAGPAADGLIVATPFSPEKQDEKVQAFVKAFEAKYNKKPDQFAAQAYDSLYIMSQSLLGAGKADREALRDQLAQLKDFTGVSGKLSFDEKRNPIGDAVVVVAKDGKFVPFE; encoded by the coding sequence ATGAAAGGGTTCAGTTTATTGAAATCACTGGCGACCATTTCCCTCGGCGCCGTGCTGATGGTGGGCTGCTCCAGCGGAAACAATGCAGCGCCGGCATCAAACTCGGGAGGGTCGGCTCCGGCACAGACGCCAGCGGCTGAAGGCAGCGGCGGAGAAATCACTGCGAAGATCGGTGTCGTCGGATTCCTGTCCGGTTCTGGCGCAGCTTACGGCGAAGCGCAAAAAGCAGGTCTCGAACTCGCGCTCGGCGAGCTCAACGAAGCGAACAAGGGCAAACTCAAGATGGAATTAAAGTTTGAAGATTCTGGCGGTGAAAAAGAAGGGGCCATCAACGCCGTAAATAAACTGATAAATCAGGATAATGTGGTTGCCATCATCGGACCTACTCTCTCTGGTGAAATGTTCGCGGCCGGTCCGGTGGCAAACGAGGCGGAAGTCCCGATTTTCGGTATCTCCAATACGTCCGAAGGCATCAATGACATCGGGGAGTACGTATTCCGCAACTCGCTGCCTGAGTCGATCGCCATCCCGACTGCCATGAAGTCAGCTGTCGAGAAAAAAGGTCTGAAGAAAGTGGCGCTGATCTACGCGTCCAACGATGACTTCTCCGTAAACGGCTACAAAGTCATGAAGGCGACTGCCGAAAAAATGGGTCTGGAAATCACGGGCGAAGCGACTTTCTCCAACGGCGACGTCGACTTCTCCGCACAGCTGACCAAGCTGAAACAGACCAACCCGGATGCTCTTCTGGTGTCCGCTCTGTACAAAGAAGGCTCCATGGTCGTGAAAAAAGCGCGCGAGCTGGGCTTCCAAGGAACCATTCTTGGCGGCAACGGCTTCAACAACCCGAAAGTATTCGAAATCGCAGGTCCTGCAGCTGACGGTCTGATCGTGGCGACTCCGTTCAGCCCGGAAAAGCAAGATGAAAAAGTACAAGCCTTCGTAAAAGCATTCGAAGCGAAATACAACAAAAAGCCTGACCAATTCGCAGCACAAGCGTACGACTCTCTCTACATCATGTCCCAATCCTTGCTCGGCGCTGGCAAAGCAGACCGCGAAGCACTGCGCGACCAGCTGGCACAGTTGAAAGACTTCACTGGCGTATCGGGCAAGCTGTCCTTCGACGAAAAGCGCAACCCGATCGGGGATGCGGTCGTCGTAGTCGCAAAAGACGGGAAGTTTGTACCATTCGAATAA